The DNA sequence CACAGCCGCTCTCCGCCCCGGCGAGGTACCGGAACCGGCCATGGCCTCCGCTGTACCCGCCGGGGAGCCCGCAGCGGCCGTCTCAGCGCCCTCCGGAGCACGGCCCGCGGCCGCGCAAGGGACGAAAGCCCCGGATTCCCCTGTGCTGTTCGCCGACGACGCGGACACCCCCGCCCCGCCTGTCGCTCGAAGCGTGCTCGACGGACTCGACCCCGAACAGCGCGCCGCCGCGGCGGCCCCCGCCGGCCCGCTGCTGGTGGTGGCCGGTCCGGGTACCGGCAAGACCCGCACGCTGACCCGGCGCATCGCGCATCTCGTCGCCGATTGCGGTGTTCCCGCCGCGAGCTTCCTGGCGATCACCTTCACCCGGCGCGCCGCCGAAGAGCTGACCGAGCGCCTCGGCGGCCTGCTGGGCGAGGCCGCGGGCGGCATCACAGTCGCCACCTTCCACCGCCTCGGTCTGCTCATCCTGCGCGAGCAGCACGAGCGGGCGGGACTCTCCCCCGGCTTCGGCATCGCCGACACCGCCCGGCAGCTGGAGGTCGCCGCCGCGGCCGCGGGCTCCGAGCAGGAGGGCAAGCGGCTGCTGGCACGCCGCGACGCCGGCGAACCGGCCGAGGAGGACGCCGGCTACGAGCGCCGACTGCGCGAACTCGACCTGGTGGATTTCGCCGACCTCGTCTCGCTGCCGGTGCGCCTGCTGGAGGCCGACGACGAACTGGCCGCCGCCTACCGGGAGCGCTGGAGCCGCATCAGCGTCGACGAGTACCAGGACGTGGACGAGTGGCAGTACGCGCTGCTGCGCCTGCTGACCGGCCCGGACGGCGACATCACCGCCATCGGCGACCCCGATCAGGCCGTCTACGGGTTCCGCGGTGCCGACGTCGGCTTCTTCCTGCGCTTCACCACCGACTTCACGGACGCCGCCACCGTCCGGCTGAGCCGCAACTACCGCTCCAACGCCGCCATCGTGGACGCGGCCGTGCAGGCGATCGCACCGGCCTCCCTGGTGCCCGGACGCGAACTGCGGGCCGTCGGCGACTTCACGGACCCGCCGCGCATCGGTATGCACGTCGCCGCCGACGAACGGGCCGAGGCCGCGTTCGTGGCCCGCTCGGTCGACCGGCTGCTGGGCGGGACGTCCTGGCACTCGCTGGACAGCGGCCGGGTCACCGGCGACGGCGACGGCGGCCTCTCCTTCAGCGACTTCTGCGTGCTCTACCGCACCGACGCGCAGAGCGAGGCCGTCATGCGGGCGTTCAACACCGCCGGCGTCCCCTACCAGAAGCGCTCGCACGACCGCCTGCTGGCGCGGCCCGGGGTGCGGATGCTCGCCGACGAGCTGGTGCACCACGCGCAGGGGCCGCTCCCCGAGCGCGTCCGCTCGGCGGTGGAGCTGCTGTGCGAGCGCCACTCCGCCGACGAGGAGAGATGCGCCGACCTGCGCACCGCGGGTGAACTGGTGCTGCCGCTGGCCGCCGAGTGCGGCGCGGACCTGGCGGAGTTCCTGTCGGCGCTGGCCATGGGCGCCGAGGTCGACGCCCTCGACCCGCGCGCCGACCGCGTCGCGCTGCTGACGCTGCACGCGGCCAAGGGCCTGGAGTTCCCGGTGGTGTTCCTGGTGGGCTGCGACGACGGACTGCTGCCCTTCCGGCTGCCCGGCGCGGCCCCCGACGGCGGCGCCGAGGCCGAGGAGCGCCGACTGTTCTTCGTCGGCCTGACCCGGGCCCAGCACCGGCTCTACCTGTCGCGGGCGCGGCGTCGCACACGGCGCGGTGCGGCCGCCGACACCGCGCCTTCGGCGTTCCTGGACGCGATCGACGCGGGCTTGACCATGCCGGTCGACGAGGAGTCGGCGGCGCGCAAGCGGCCCCGGGACCGCCAGATGCGGCTGCTTTGACCTCCTCCCCCAGCCGAAGTCGGGGGTTCCGCCCCACGCTGGGTGGTGCCCCTCCGGCGTCAGTGCGTACGCGGAGTGCCGGGCTCGTCGAGGTACACCAGCATGCGGGTGTTGCCCAGGGTGTTGGGCTTCACCCGCTCCAGGTCCAGGAACTCGGCCACGCCTTCGTCGTAGGAGCGCAGCAGCTCCTCGTAGACCCGTGCGGAGACGGGCGCGCCCTGGATCGGCTGGAAGCCGTGACGGGCGAAGAACTCGGTCTCGAAGGTCAGGCAGAAGACGCGGCGCACGCCCAACTCGCGGGCGCGGTCCAGCAGCGCGGAGACGACGGCGTGGCCCACGCCGCGGCCCTGTGCGGCGGGATCGACGACGACGGTGCGGACCTCGGCCAGGTCCTCCCAGAGGACGTGCAGCGCACCGCAGCCGATCACACTGCGTTCGAAGGGCTCGCCCCACTCGGCGACGCAGAACTCCTGCACGTCCTCGTAGAGGTTGACGGTGCTCTTGCCGAGTACGCGGCGCTCGCCACTGAAGGAGTCGACGAGGCGCCGGATGTGGGCGACGTCGCGGGTGCGGGCGCGGCGGACGGTTACCTGGGTGGCGGCCATAACCGCATCAGGTTACTCGTCCGCAGCGCCGCACGGCGACGAAGCGGGGCCACCGCCCCGTCCGGGGGAGAACAGGGCGGCGCGCCACCGCGGAACCGGGTGTTTCAGGGGTTCGTTCAGCCGGATCGAGCAGTCGGGGGATCGGTTCTTCGGGCTAGATCAACTGCTTGCGGGCAGCCCAGACGACCGCCTCGATGGGGGTGTTGACTCCCAGCTCGTCGCAGATGCCGCGGAGGCGGCGCCGCAGTGTGCGCGCGCTCAGCTCCAGGCGGCGTGCGGCGACGTCGGTCGTCACACCGGTGGCGATCTCGGCGAGCAATTGGAGTTCGTCGTCGCTCAGACTGACCGGAAGGTGCTTTCCACCCTCGGGGACCGGTACGGGCGCCGGCACGATGCTTTCGCGCATCAGCGGGGCACCGGGCTCGTTCGCTGCACGACGTACGAGTGTGGCCTGTTCCACTCCGTCCTCCCTCATCCGTGGTGAGTGCGGAACATCAACTCGTCACCGCAGAGGTCCTGCGACGGCCGGAGGCACGCTGCCTCTGGGCACACGTACGCCGACGTTCCCCGGTACCCACCCCTCTGCCCCGGTGCGAGGCGCCTCTCTGGCACAGAGGCGCACGCCCGGCGAGCGGGGGGCGCGCGGTCCCGGTCGGCGCGATCTGGGACGGACAGATCGCGCGTGGGCGCACACGGCCAAGGATGGACGGACCCGGTGGAACCGTGCCCAGCCACCCTCACTCACCGTCATGCCGATCCACTACGGCAAACCCGCGGAGGAATACTCCGCTTGCCTCGAAACGCTAGGCGGATCCCAACTGCCCGTCAAGGTCGAATTGACTACGATGTGTGACATTACGATCATGACTGGTCACGGTAGATGCGGGTGAGAAAACCTCGCACAAGAGACTGACCTGCGAAAAGAACCTTCGGGGGCCACCTCGGGCCACCCCCTGGGCCGGGCGCGCGGGATCCGCTGCGTGACCTGCCATACAGTGGCTGTGACCTGCGAATACACGGAATCGGCGAACATCACGATCCCGCAACGAGATCGGCTCGGTCGGCGCCCGGCGAGGCGCCGGGCGCCGACCCCTCACTCCGGCTTGACGAGCGGGAAGAGGATGGTCTCGCGGATGTTGCGCCCGGTAAGCGCCATGAGCAACCGGTCGACACCCACGCCGACGCCTCCCGTGGGCGGCATACCGTACTCCAGCGCCCGCAGGAAGTCCTCGTCGAGCTGCATCGCCTCGGGGTCACCGCCCGCGGCCATCAGCGACTGCTCTGTCAGCCGCCGGCGCTGCTCGACGGGGTCGACCAGCTCGGAGTAGCCGGTGCCCAGCTCCATCCCGAACCCGATGAGGTCCCACTTCTCGGTGAGCAGCGGGTCGTCGCGGTGCTGGCGCGTCAGCGGACTGGTCTCGACGGGGAAGTCTCGCACGAAGGTGGGCTGCTGCAGGGTGTGCTCGACCAGCTCCTCGAAGAGGTGCTCGACCAGTTTGCCCTGGCCCCACTCCGGGCTCCACTCCACCTCGCGGGTGTCGGCGACCTTGCGCACCGACTCCAGCGGCGTGCGCGGGGTGACCTCCTCGCCGACCGCCTCGGAGACCGCGTCGTAGAGGCGCACGGACGGCCACTCGCCACTGAGGTCGTACTCCCGGCCGTCGCGCTCGACGAGGGTGGTGCCGAAGGCCGCGTGCACCGCCTCCTGCAGCAGGCCGCGGGTAAGCCCGGCCATCACGTCGTAGTCGGCGTAGGCCTGGTAGAACTCCAGCATCGTGAACTCGGGGTTGTGCGTGGAGTCCGCGCCCTCGTTGCGGAAGTTCCGGTTGATCTCGAAGACCTTCTCCATGCCGCCCACCACGAGCCGCTTCAGGTACAGCTCGGGAGCGATGCGCAGGTACAGGTCGAGGTCGTAGGCGTTGATGTGCGTGGTGAAGGGCCGCGCGGTCGCGCCCCCGTGCACCGGCTGCAGCATCGGGGTCTCGACCTCGGTGTAGCCGCGGCCGTTGAGGCCGTCGCGCAGCGCGCGGATGGCCGCCGACCGGCTGCCCACCATCTGGCGGATCTCGGGGTTGACGATCAAGTCGACGTAGCGCCGGCGGACCCGTGCCTCGGGGTCGGTGAGGCCCTTGTGCTTCTCCGGCAGCGGCCGCAGGCACTTGGCCGTCAACTTCCAGGAGTCGACCATCACCGACAGCTCACCGCGGCGCGACGTGATGACCTCGCCCTCGACGCCGACGTGATCGCCGAGGTCGATGTCGCTCTTCCACGCCGCCAGCGAGTCGGGGCCGAGCTTGTCCAGCGACAGCATGATCTGCAGGTCGCCGGTGGCGTCGCGCAGGGTCGCGAAGCAGAGCTTGCCGCCGGTGCGGTAGAGCATGACGCGCCCGGCGATGCCGACGCGCTCGCCGGTGGCCGAATCGGGCGCGAGCTCCCCGTGTTTCTCCCTGACCGGGCCGATCGAGGCTGTCCGGGGGAACCCGAGCGGGAAGGGGTCGATGCCCTCCGCGCGCAGGCGGTCCAGCTTCTCGCGCCGGACCCGCATCTGTTCGGGCAGGTCGTCGTACGATTCGTCCAGTCCTTCGCTCACGGTGTGAATCCTATCGGCCGCATCCGGGTGTCCCCGACGCAGTGCCCCGGGCCCGGCGCGCTCAGGAGTTGCGCTCGTAGACCAGGCGCAGGCCGATGAGGGTGAGCCAGGGCTCGTGCGCGTCGACCGTCTCGCACTCGTCGACCACCATCGGCGCCAGGCCGCCGGTGGCCACCACCGTCACGTCGTCCACATCGTCGGTGAGCTCCTGGGCCATGCGGTCCACGATGCCGTCCACCTGGCCGGCGAAGCCGTAGACGATGCCCGAGCGCAGCGCCTCGGTGGTGTTCTTGGCGACGACCGAACGCGGCTTGACCAGCTCCACCATGTGCAGTTGGGCGCCGCGGCGCGACAGCGCCTCCACCGAGATGTCGATGCCGGGCGCGATCGCCCCGCCCACGTACTCGCCCTTGGCGCTGACGGCGTCGAAGGTGGTCGCGGTCCCGAAGTCCACCACGACCGCCGGACCGCCGTACTGCTGCACCGCCGCGAGCGCGTTGACGATGCGGTCGCTGCCGACCTCCTTGGGGTTGTCCATGCGGACGGGGACGCCGGTCTTCACCCCCGGCTCGACGATGACGGCGGGCACGTCGCCGAAGTGGCGGCGGAACATCTCCCGCATCTCGTGCTGGACGTTGGGCACCGAGCAGCACAGCGAGATCCCGTTGACCTGGCCGCTGCCGATGAGGGAACTGCCCCCGATGAGGCCGTGCAGGACCACCGCCCACTCGTCGGCCGTGCGCCGCGCCTCGGTGGAGACCCGCCAGTGTTCGACGAGCGTCTCGCCGTCGAAGAGCCCGAGAACCGTGTGCGAGTTGCCGACGTCGATCGCGAGGAGCATCTGGGGCCTCTCCTGGTGAGTTGTGGAGGATCTCAGCGAATGTCCCGAAGATCGAGCGCGATGTCCAGGGCCGGGCTGGAATGCGTCAGAGCGCCCACCGCGAGGTAGTCGACCCCGGTGGCGGCGACAGCCGCGGCGTCGGCCAGCCGCAGCCCGCCGCTGGACTCCAGCCGCGCCCGACCGTCCACCAGCCCGACCGCCTCGCGCAGCTGCTCGACGGTGAAGTTGTCCAGCAGGATCTCCTCGGCGCCGGCGGCGATGGCGGACTCGATCTGGTCGATCCGGTCGACCTCGACCTCCAAGGGGATTCCGGGAAAGGCGGAGCGCACCGCGCGGACGGCCGCGGCGACCCCGCCGGCGGCCAGCACGTGGTTGTCCTTGATCAGCGCCGCGTCCGCCAGACCGAAGCGGTGGTTGACCCCGCCGCCGCACCGAACGGCGTACTTCTCCAGCGCCCGCAGGCCCGGACGGGTCTTGCGGCTGTCGCGCACGCGCGCCCCGGTGCCCGCGGCGGCCGCGACCCAGTCAGCCGTCGCGGTGGCGATTCCGGACAGGTGGGTGAGGATGTTCAGGGCAGTCCGCTCGGCGGTGAGGAGGTCGCGGGTGCGGGCGGTGACGCTCATCAGCACGTCCCCGCGCGCCACCCGGTCACCGTCGGCGGCGTGCCGTTCGACCTCCACGACGCCGCCGGTGACCGCGGCGAAGACGAGTTCGGCGACGGGCAGCCCGGCCAGCACGCCCTCGGCCCGCGCCACCACGTCCGCGGTGCGGATCTGGGCCGCCGGGATGGTGGCGGCGGTGGTGACGTCGGCGCCCTGCCCGCCGAGCGGGCCGGGCAGGCTGAGGTCCTCCCGCAGCGCCGTGCGCACCCGGTCCACCACCCCGGCGGCGCCCCCGCCGTGGTGGCCGCCGGAGCGGGCGAGTTCCTCCAGTTCGGCGCCGAGTGGGCCGGTCAGCGGGTCCGGATCGGTCTCCTCCAGCCGGTGCCGCCCGCCGAGCTCTACGCGGACGTTCAGCCGGGCGGGCCCGAAAGGCGCCGGGGCCGCGGCTGCCGCGGCGGCGTCGGCACGCACCCGCAGCAGCGCGGCGTGCACCAGGGTGGCCGCGACCGTGAGCAGGTTGGTCGCCTCCCAGGCGGAGGTGCCGGGCACGGCTTCGTCGTTGGCGGGGTCGGCGGCGACCTCGGCCAGTTCACCGAGCGCGGCGCGCAGTCCCTCCTCATCGCGCACCACACCGGCGCAGCGCGACATCACCGCGCGGATACGGGCGACGGCCGCGGGCGCGACGAGCCCGCTCGGGCCCGCGCCGCCCGCCTCCGCCGGCGGCAGCGCGGGCCGCTTGCCGCCTTCGGCGCCCGCGCGCTCGGCCAGATCCTCCGCGGCGCGATGGGCGAACACGACGCTCTCCAGCAGCGAGTTGGACGCCAGCCGGTTGGCGCCGTGCACGCCGGTACGGGCCACCTCGCCGACCGCGTAGAGGCCGCCGACTCCGGTGCGCCCCCGCAGGTCGGTGCGCAGCCCGCCGGAGGCGTAGTGGGCGGCGGGCGCCACCGGCACCGGCTCGGTCACCGGGTCGACGCCGTGCTTGCGGCAGGCGGCGAGGATCGTGGGGAAGCGCTCCTCCCACATCGCGGCGCCGAAGTGGCGGGCGTCCAGCAGCACGTGGTCGGCTGCGGTACGGGCCATGGCCTCGGCGATCCCCTGGGCGACCACGTCGCGGGGGGCGAGGTCGGCCAGCTCGTGGCGGTCGCGCATGAAGCGGTGCCCGGCGGTGTCGACGAGGAAGGCGCCCTCCCCGCGCACGGCCTCGGAGATGAGCGGCTGCTGGCCGCGCGCCCCGGCACCCAGCCACAGCACGGTGGGATGGAACTGCACGAACTCCAGGTCCTCGGCCGCGGCCCCGGCGCGCAGCCCCAGCGCGAGGCCGTCGCCGGTGGAGACCTCCGGATTGGTGGTCGAGGCGAAGACCTGGCCGATCCCCCCGGTGGCCAGCACGACCGCCGGCGCCCGCACCCGGCCCACACCGTCGCGCTCGCCCTCGCCGATGACGTGCACCGTGACACCGGCCGCCACCGGCGCCCCGCCCTCCTCGGCGGGGCCGCTCCGGAGCAGGTCCGGTGCGAAGGCGTGCTCGACCACCTCGATGCGGGGGTCGGCGGTCACCGCGTGGACGAGGGCGCGCTCGATCTCGGCGCCGGTGGCGTCGCCTCCGGCATGGGCGATGCGGCGGGCGCGGTGCCCGCCCTCCCGGCCCAGCTCCAGGCTGCCGTCGGCGGTGCGGTCGAAGGCCGTACCGCGTTCCACCAGCCAGCGCAGGGCCTGCGGCCCGGCGGTGACCAGCGCGCGCACGGCTTTCGGATCGCACAGCTCGCGCCCGGCCACGACCGTGTCGACCATGTGTGACAGCGGAGCGTCGGCGGGATCGGTGACCGCGGCGATACCGCCCTGGGCCCAGCGGGTCGAGCCGGTGGACAGCAGGTCCTTGGTGACCAGTACGACCCGGCCCTGCGGCGCCAGCTCGGTGTAGCGCAGGGCCGTGCTCAAACCGGCGATCCCGGAGCCGACGACGACGACGTCGCAGGCGGTCGTCCACCCCGGCGCGGGTGCGGTCAGCCTGCGCGGCAGGTCGGGGGGCGTGTCCGACACCGCGGATCCTCCTTCGTCCCGGTGCCGCCGCCCGCGAGGCGGCTCACAGGGTGAGCGGCACGTTGTCGATCAGCCGCGTCTGCCCGACACGCGCCGCCACGAGCAGGACGGCGTCACCGCGGAAGTCGTTGGGGACCTCCGCGAAGGTGTGCGCGTCGACCAGGGACAGGTAGTCCACGGTGACCGGTGGGTCGCCCGCGGCGGCCTCGTCCAGGACGGCGCGGGCCGCACTGAGAATACCCACCGGCCCCGTGACCGAGGCGTCCGCCCCCGCCAGCAGGGACCGGGAGAGGGCGAGGGCGCTGCGCCGCTCCTTCGGAGAGAGGTAGGCGTTGCGGCTGGAGGAGGCGAGGTTGTCGGGGTCGCGCATGGTCGGGGCGGCGGTGACGGCGACCGGCATGTTGAGGTCGCGCGCCATGCGGCGCACCAGCGCGAGCTGCTGGGCGTCCTTCTGCCCGAACACGGCGACATCCGGGCGCACCAGGTTGAAGAGCTTGTTCACCACGGTCAGCACACCGCTGAAGAAACCGGGGCGGAACTCGCCCTCCAGCACCCGGCCCATGGCTCCCGGATCGACCCGCACGATCTGCTCGCCGGGGTACATGTCCTCGACCGAGGGAGCGAACACCAGGGAGGCGCCCTCCTCGGTGCACACCGCCAAGTCGGCGTCGAGGTCGCGGGGGTAACTCTCGTAGTCCTCACCGGGGCCGAACTGCAGTGGATTGACGAACACACTGACCACCAGCGCGTCGGCCTGCTCGCGGGCGGTGGACATCAGGGCGCGGTGCCCGCCGTGCAGAGCGCCCATGGTGGGCACCAGCGCGACCCGGCCTTCCAGGCGCGAACGCAGGACGGCCAGCTCCTCGGGGGTCCGGGCGACGGCGGGGGTGGTGCGGGAGGATTCGGCGGGGTCGATCATGGGGGAGTCTCCCAGGGTCCGGGGCAGTCGCTCACGCCTGGAGGACGTCCAGCAGGCGTTCGGCGTCGTGCGGCTTGAGCAGTCCGGCGTCCAGGGCGCGGTCGGCGGTCAGCCGGGCCAGAGCCACGTAGGCGGGCACGCTCTCGGGCGAGTGCCTGCGCAGCTCGGCGAGGTGGGCGGCCACGGTCGCGGTGTCGCCGCGCAGAACGGGGCCGCTGAGGCCGTCCATACCGAGCCGCAGGCCGTTGTCCAGCGCCGCGCCCAGCAGCGGGCCGAGCACCCGGGACGGGTGCTCCACGCCCGCGGAGCGCAGCAGCTCCGCACTTTCGGCAACCAGGGTGACCAGGTGGTTCGCGCCTCCGGCCAGGGCCGTGTGGTAGAGCGTGCGGTGCTCCTCGGCGATCCACACGGGTTCGGCGCCCATCTCGACGACGAGCGCCTCGGCGATGGGCCGCAGCGTCTCCGGCGCGGTGACGCCGAACGAGCAGCTCGCCAGGCGGTCGACGTCCTCGTCGCGGCCGGTGAAGGTCATCACCGGATGCAAAGCGAGAGGCAGCGCCCCGGCCGCGGTGGCGGGTGCGAGCGCGTGGTAGCCGTGGCTGCCGCTGGTGTGGACCAGGAACGTGCCGTTCACGTCGCCGCCGGTCTCGACGAGGCCGCGCACGAGCGGTTCGAGGGCGTCGTCGGGGACGGTGAGCAGCGCGAGATCGGCGGCGGCGACGACTTCGGCGGGGTCGGCGATGCGCGCCGAGGGCAGCCGCCGGGCGGCCCGCTCACGCGAAGCCTCCGAGACCGCGGACGCGGCGACCACCTGGTGCCCGGCCCGTTCCAGCGCAGCCCCCAGCACCGAGCCGACCCGCCCGGCGCCGACGACGCCGACACGCAACCGGGCCGGCCGCTGCGTGTTCTCCGCCTGCTGCATCGCACCTCGTTCCAGTCCACCCGGGGTACCGGACATCTGCGCGGCCAGCTTACTTATGGCCGGAGGCGCCGCGTCCACACCACCCCGTGCGACAGTGGGGCGCGGCGGGTCCCACCTGTGGAATCGCCCGTAGAGGTGCGAACGGAGAGAGACGGCGCACAACACGAAGCGGCGCCGCCGGGGGCAGGCGGCGCCGGCTCCCCGCGCGCGGTGGCCTGCCGCGCACGGGGCGGGGGGCGGGAGGGTGCGCCGACCGGCCGTGTCGGGCGCACCGGCGGCTGAGGGCTACTGCGTGTTGATCATGATGCCGGAGTTGTAGCAGGCGCCGCCTGCGTTGCCGACCACCGCGACCGCGTTGCCGCAGCCGTTCACCGCGGTGTCGGCGTCGACGGCGGCCTGGTTGCCCGCCACGATGCCGCCGTTGCCGGCGCTGAGGACGTCGCCGTAGGCGGCGTAGGCGGGGGTGGCGCTGAACAGGATGCCCGCGGAGGCGGCGGCGACGGCACCGGCGGCGAGAGACTTCTTCAGCACGTGGCTTCCCTTCTTCGGACCGGTCAGGGGTCGACCGGCCCTCGGTGTTCGCTGATGCGTGAGCACCCGTCGTGCTCGACACCGGATGTAGCCCCCCGCCCACGCGCTCACACCTCCCACACCGGCGGTTATGTCGATGCGGATACACACAGGCACATTGGGTGAAACACTTTGTCCGGATATGGAATGACGTTCTCCACCTGGCGAGCACCCGGGTTCCGGCATGACGTGACCTGCGGCACACCCGTACCATCCGTTTCCGCCCACCGCGGAACCGGCGTTTCGGAACGAAGAGTTCCATGCCGGTTGCGGCCGGGCAGAACAGCCGACTCGGCCCGTCCACTCGGATCCCCTCCACCTGTAGCGGTTGCGGCGCGGCGGCTCGGGACGACCGGGCGGCCTTACCGGCCGGCGTTCTCAACCGCGCCTTGGCGCCGCCCCTCCCGCTCCCGGGACGATTCCCGGGCCGGTACGGCGCTGGAACGACGAAGCCGGCGCCGCCCCGCGGGGCGGCGCCGGCTCGCAGCGCTCAGGGTGTGCTCCCGCGGGCGGGAGCACGGGAGTTCCTGCCTACTCCCAGACCATCGCGCCGGACTTGTAGCAGGCGCCCCCGCCGTTGCCGAGGACGCCGATGCCGTTGCCGCAGACGTTGACCGGCACGTTCAGGTCGGCGACGACCTGGTTGCCGCCCAGGATCGAGCCGTTGCCCGAGGT is a window from the Streptomonospora litoralis genome containing:
- a CDS encoding DUF320 domain-containing protein, producing MLKKTLAASALTAAAAGAILASAPSASADDDIFTSGNGSILGGNQVVADLNVPVNVCGNGIGVLGNGGGACYKSGAMVWE